GCAGCTTCGGAGCACCTCTACCTGAAGGTGAGGGAGCTCGCCTCGAAGAAGCCGGTTGTCGCGTACATCAGGGGGTACGGGACGTCGGGAGCCTACATGGCCGCGCTCCCCGCGCGCTTGATCGTCGCCTCGAACAGCAGCATCGTGGGCTCGGTCGGAGTGTACCTCTCCGTCCTCACCTACAGCGAGCTGCTCGAGAAGCTGGGCGTCAGGGTTTACGTCTTCAAGTCGGGCGAGCTGAAGGATGTCGGCTCCCCGTACCGGCAGCTGACCCCTCAGGATGCAGAGGTGCTGGAGGAAATGGTTCAGGAGGTCTTCGACCTCTTCAAGCAGCGGGTGCTGGCCCACAGGAAACTGAAGGACCCGAGCGACGTGTTCACCGGTAAGCCGTACACGGCTAAGCGAGCCCTCGAGATCGGGCTGATAGACCGGATCGGCACGCTGGACGACGCCGCGCGCATCGCCAGGGAGCTGGCTGGGCTACCGCCAGACGCGCCTCTAAGGGAGCTTAAAGCACCCCGCCCCAGCCTCCTCCAGCTGCTC
This DNA window, taken from Thermofilaceae archaeon, encodes the following:
- the sppA gene encoding signal peptide peptidase SppA; translated protein: MGLKDWQLVVIVLAAIAATALLALLASRFTGAWTPTLTPTVGYVALIRIEGTIAYGSSQLTLLGATSDAESIARLIEQAAGDAAARAVVLLIDSPGGSAAASEHLYLKVRELASKKPVVAYIRGYGTSGAYMAALPARLIVASNSSIVGSVGVYLSVLTYSELLEKLGVRVYVFKSGELKDVGSPYRQLTPQDAEVLEEMVQEVFDLFKQRVLAHRKLKDPSDVFTGKPYTAKRALEIGLIDRIGTLDDAARIARELAGLPPDAPLRELKAPRPSLLQLL